From the Prunus dulcis chromosome 4, ALMONDv2, whole genome shotgun sequence genome, one window contains:
- the LOC117624127 gene encoding transcription repressor KAN1-like — translation MKSSLKGSPSSSVDNGDDDDHQAGQRLVLYHHLLAAADHHQRSGLQKSPSWSSTPVRPYARSKMPRLRWTPDLHHCFVHAVERLGGEQRATPKMVLQIMNVKGLTISHVKSHLQVCDGQMYRSMKHEQGIQAAAMAAKKNGMFQALEHPNNSNLLLKPINSNQPHYFQNNDGMQNMYNYGPCQGNQTCYIEQLDLNTTSPLPKWKDEKKQAMWIEKKVTREQNPNSFIIFKDLLKRCTDAQESNDQGKAVSLVSAGCKSNHKEFEDLLLCEESESSMRVVSNNDARMSLSLNSSPKASHVLLRLSKAAGNSDMNDVSLELTLST, via the exons ATGAAGAGCTCTCTCAAGGGGTCTCCATCTTCCTCTGTTGACAATGGCGATGATGACGATCATCAAGCTGGAcagaggttggtattgtacCATCATTTGCTAGCTGCCGCTGATCATCATCAGAGAAGCGGCCTGCAGAAATCGCCGTCGTGGTCGTCAACTCCAGTGAGACCTTATGCTCGCTCCAAAATGCCTCGCCTTCGTTGGACACCTGATCTTCACCACTGTTTTGTGCATGCAGTCGAAAGGCTTGGCGGCGaacaaa GAGCTACTCCAAAGATGGTTTTACAGATCATGAATGTGAAAGGCCTTACCATATCTCACGTTAAAAGCCATCTTCAG GTTTGTGACGGACAGATGTACAGGAGCATGAAGCATGAACAAGGCATCCAAG CAGCGGCTATGGCAGCAAAGAAGAATGGTATGTTCCAGGCCTTGGAGCACCCAAACAACTCAAACTTATTATTGAAACCAATCAATAGCAATCAACCTCATTATTTCCAAAACAACGATGGGATGCAAAACATGTACAACTATGGACCCTGCCAAGGCAATCAAACTTGTTACATTGAACAGCTTGATCTCAACACTACCAGCCCACTGCCAAAATG GAAAGATGAGAAGAAGCAAGCAATGTGGATTGAGAAAAAAGTGACGAGGGAGCAGAATCCAAATTCCTTCATCATATTCAAGGATCTACTCAAAAGATGCACTGATGCACAA GAGAGCAATGATCAAGGAAAAGCTGTGTCGCTAGTGAGTGCAGGTTGCAAGAGCAATCATAAAGAATTTGAAGATTTATTATTATGTGAAGAAAGTGAAAGTAGCATGAGAGTAGTTTCCAATAATGATGCAAGAATGTCTCTATCACTCAACTCGTCACCGAAAGCTTCTCATGTGCTGTTGAGGCTCAGCAAAGCTGCTGGGAATTCAGATATGAATGATGTCTCTCTTGAGCTTACTCTCAGTAC
- the LOC117624131 gene encoding L-ascorbate oxidase homolog: LLQGILINGQFPGPQIDAVTNDNLVISVFNYLREPFLISWDGIQQRRNSWQDGVYGTNCPILPGKNFTYNIQVKDQIGSFFYFPSFLFHKAAGGFGGIRIWSRPKIPVPFPNPAGDFTVLAGDWYKTNHYILRRSYLEFGRNLPSPDGLLINGRGWNGYTFTVDQGRTYRFRISNVGLTTSINFRIQGHKLKLVEVEGSHTLQNIYDSLDIHLGQSYSVLVTADQPVQDYYVVVSSRFTPRVLTTTAVLHYSNSRKGVSGPLPWGPSTQVAWSLSQARSIRWNLTASGPRPNPQGSYHYGLIKPARTIMLANSAPYINGKQRFAVNSVSYVQPDTPLKLADYFKIPGVFSVGSIPTNPTGGSGYLQTSVMHANFREYVEIVFQNWEDTVQSWHIDGYSFFVMG, translated from the exons CTGTTGCAGGGGATCTTGATCAATGGGCAATTTCCAGGGCCTCAGATCGATGCTGTGACTAACGATAACTTGGTCATCAGCGTGTTCAATTACCTACGTGAACCATTCCTCATTTCTTG GGATGGTATACAGCAGAGAAGGAACTCATGGCAGGATGGAGTTTATGGCACAAACTGTCCAATCCTACCAGGGAAAAACTTCACTTACAATATCCAAGTCAAGGATCAGATTGGTAGCTTTTTCTACTTCCCGTCCTTTTTGTTCCACAAAGCAGCTGGAGGGTTTGGCGGCATCAGAATCTGGAGCCGTCCTAAGATTCCGGTTCCTTTCCCTAATCCTGCTGGAGACTTCACTGTATTAGCTGGTGACTGGTATAAGACTAATCATTAT ATACTGAGACGAAGCTACTTGGAGTTCGGTCGCAATCTTCCCTCCCCTGATGGGCTTCTCATCAATGGTCGTGGCTGGAATGGATACACATTTACTGTTGATCAAG GGAGGACATATAGGTTCAGGATATCAAATGTGGGGCTTACAACATCCATTAACTTCAGAATTCAGGGACACAAGTTGAAACTGGTTGAGGTAGAAGGGTCTCATACACTCCAGAACATCTATGACTCCCTTGACATCCATCTTGGACAGTCCTATTCTGTCCTGGTCACAGCTGATCAGCCTGTCCAGGACTACTACGTCGTTGTCTCTTCGCGCTTCACCCCTCGGGTACTCACCACAACAGCCGTTCTTCACTACAGCAATTCGCGCAAGGGAGTTTCAGGTCCTCTCCCTTGGGGTCCTAGCACACAGGTTGCTTGGTCCCTCAGCCAGGCAAGATCTATCCG ctggaACTTGACAGCAAGTGGACCAAGGCCTAATCCCCAAGGCTCCTACCACTACGGATTGATCAAGCCGGCCCGGACAATCATGCTTGCAAACTCTGCTCCTTATATCAATGGGAAGCAGAGGTTTGCTGTCAATAGTGTCTCATATGTTCAACCAGACACTCCTTTAAAACTTGCTGACTACTTCAAGATTCCGGGGGTTTTCAGCGTTGGAAGCATACCTACCAACCCCACAGGGGGAAGCGGCTACCTCCAGACCTCCGTCATGCACGCGAATTTCCGAGAGTACGTCGAGATTGTGTTCCAGAATTGGGAAGACACCGTGCAGTCATGGCacattgatggttattcattCTTTGTAATGGGGTAA